One Haemorhous mexicanus isolate bHaeMex1 chromosome 19, bHaeMex1.pri, whole genome shotgun sequence genomic window carries:
- the MVK gene encoding mevalonate kinase isoform X5, with protein sequence MLCGAISCPLQEGESTARWTDEELTLINSWAFRGEQVIHGNPSGVDNAVGTWGGALRYQAGKITPLKRVPTLRILLTNTKVPRSTKVLVAGVKEKILKFPAIMNPVLDSIDAISQECQSVLEAMPANPSPEHYPVLEEFFDINQHHLNVLGVGHPSLDRLCQVTASHNLHSKLTGAGGGGCGITLLPPDTSPLAVEAAKQDLCACGFECWETKIGAPGVTLHSCSSLSAQVLHALTQS encoded by the exons GTGGACAGACGAAGAGCTGACACTGATTAACAGCTGGGCCTTCCGAGGGGAGCAGGTGATCCATGGCAATCCATCGGGTGTGGACAATGCTGTTGGCACCTGGG GTGGAGCCCTGAGATACCAAGCAGGAAAAATCACACCGTTAAAGAG GGTGCCCACACTGAGGATCTTGCTGACCAACACCAAAGTCCCTCGGAGCACCAAGGTCCTGGTGGCTGGTGTAAAGGAGAAGATCCTGAAG TTCCCTGCCATAATGAACCCGGTGCTGGACTCCATCGATGCCATTTCTCAGGAGTGCCAAAGTGTTCTGGAAGCGATGCCTGCAAATCCATCACCAGAGCATTACCCTGTGCTGGAG GAATTCTTTGACATAAACCAACACCACTTAAATGTGCTCGGAGTGGGCCACCCCTCCCTGGACAGGCTGTGCCAGGTGACAGCATCCCACAACCTACACAGCAAACTAactggggctggtgggggtggctgtggcatcaccctgctgccaccag ACACCTCCCCGCTGGCCGTGGAAGCAGCCAAGCAAGACTTGTGTGCCTGTGGATTTGAATGCTGGGAGACCAAGATTGGGGCCCCCGGGGTGACCCTgcactcctgctcctccctgagTGCCCAAGTGCTGCACGCGCTcacccagagctga
- the MVK gene encoding mevalonate kinase isoform X6, translating into MPWCWARWTDEELTLINSWAFRGEQVIHGNPSGVDNAVGTWGGALRYQAGKITPLKRVPTLRILLTNTKVPRSTKVLVAGVKEKILKFPAIMNPVLDSIDAISQECQSVLEAMPANPSPEHYPVLEEFFDINQHHLNVLGVGHPSLDRLCQVTASHNLHSKLTGAGGGGCGITLLPPDTSPLAVEAAKQDLCACGFECWETKIGAPGVTLHSCSSLSAQVLHALTQS; encoded by the exons GTGGACAGACGAAGAGCTGACACTGATTAACAGCTGGGCCTTCCGAGGGGAGCAGGTGATCCATGGCAATCCATCGGGTGTGGACAATGCTGTTGGCACCTGGG GTGGAGCCCTGAGATACCAAGCAGGAAAAATCACACCGTTAAAGAG GGTGCCCACACTGAGGATCTTGCTGACCAACACCAAAGTCCCTCGGAGCACCAAGGTCCTGGTGGCTGGTGTAAAGGAGAAGATCCTGAAG TTCCCTGCCATAATGAACCCGGTGCTGGACTCCATCGATGCCATTTCTCAGGAGTGCCAAAGTGTTCTGGAAGCGATGCCTGCAAATCCATCACCAGAGCATTACCCTGTGCTGGAG GAATTCTTTGACATAAACCAACACCACTTAAATGTGCTCGGAGTGGGCCACCCCTCCCTGGACAGGCTGTGCCAGGTGACAGCATCCCACAACCTACACAGCAAACTAactggggctggtgggggtggctgtggcatcaccctgctgccaccag ACACCTCCCCGCTGGCCGTGGAAGCAGCCAAGCAAGACTTGTGTGCCTGTGGATTTGAATGCTGGGAGACCAAGATTGGGGCCCCCGGGGTGACCCTgcactcctgctcctccctgagTGCCCAAGTGCTGCACGCGCTcacccagagctga